In Janibacter cremeus, a genomic segment contains:
- a CDS encoding pirin family protein — protein sequence MPAVTVDNILTLPRVSQPLPETLSRPVLSVTTAPQGHEGEGFPVRRAFAGVDMARLDPFIHMDQMGEVEYAPGEARGTSWHPHRGFETVTYIIDGTFAHEDTHGGGGLITNGDTQWMTAGSGLLHIEAPPEELVVSGGVFHGLQLWVNLPSHQKMTDPKYQDIRSGEVGLLSSHDGGALIRVIAGELDGHQGPGITTTPISMIHTTIAPGARLHVPWREDFNSLAYVLSGRGVVGPERRPVREGQLVDFGAGGALEIAADDQQDSRSPSLEVVLLGGRPIREPVAAYGPFVMNSRAELVTAFEDFQAGRLGVIPRTPRVRPALEIAEAMAKGGHPGHDVL from the coding sequence ATGCCCGCCGTGACCGTGGACAACATCCTCACCCTCCCCCGCGTGAGCCAGCCGCTGCCCGAGACGCTCTCGCGCCCGGTGCTGTCGGTGACGACCGCGCCGCAGGGCCACGAGGGCGAAGGGTTCCCGGTCCGCCGGGCCTTCGCCGGCGTCGACATGGCCCGCCTGGACCCCTTCATCCACATGGACCAGATGGGTGAGGTGGAGTACGCGCCCGGCGAGGCACGCGGCACCAGCTGGCACCCCCACCGCGGCTTCGAGACCGTCACCTACATCATCGACGGGACCTTCGCCCACGAGGACACCCACGGCGGTGGCGGCCTGATCACCAACGGCGACACCCAGTGGATGACGGCCGGGTCGGGCCTGCTGCACATCGAGGCCCCGCCGGAGGAGCTCGTCGTCAGCGGCGGCGTCTTCCACGGCCTCCAGCTGTGGGTGAACCTGCCCAGCCACCAGAAGATGACCGACCCGAAGTACCAGGACATCCGCTCCGGCGAGGTCGGCCTGCTCTCCAGTCATGACGGTGGCGCACTCATCCGTGTCATCGCCGGAGAGCTCGACGGCCATCAGGGCCCCGGGATCACCACGACGCCGATCTCGATGATCCACACGACGATCGCGCCCGGTGCCCGGCTGCACGTGCCGTGGCGCGAGGACTTCAACTCCCTGGCCTACGTCCTCTCCGGGCGCGGTGTCGTCGGGCCGGAGCGTCGTCCCGTCCGCGAGGGCCAACTGGTCGACTTCGGTGCCGGTGGCGCCCTGGAGATCGCGGCCGACGACCAGCAGGACTCCCGCAGCCCCTCCCTCGAGGTGGTCCTCCTCGGTGGCCGTCCGATCCGCGAGCCCGTCGCCGCATACGGCCCCTTCGTGATGAACTCCCGCGCAGAGCTGGTCACGGCCTTCGAGGACTTCCAGGCCGGCCGTCTCGGAGTCATCCCCAGGACCCCGCGGGTGCGTCCCGCCCTCGAGATCGCCGAGGCCATGGCGAAGGGGGGACACCCCGGTCACGACGTGCTCTGA
- a CDS encoding DUF421 domain-containing protein: MLSALTAAPPIIDWAEIGHRLGTDPTQALAVVLSAVGIYLAFLVLVRVFGVRVLTGMGTFDVVVVITVGAVAGRVILGHPPTLAAGVIGLTCLFAMEAGFGEIRRTVKGARWVNSGPVLLMAGEETLERNMRFAHVTQRELNAALRHSGVRHPREVACVVFESTGRISVLRRGMPLDPALVAWVRDSHRIPPEFFEDS, encoded by the coding sequence ATGCTCAGTGCCCTCACCGCCGCCCCGCCCATCATCGACTGGGCGGAGATCGGGCACCGTCTCGGCACCGACCCGACGCAGGCGCTGGCCGTCGTGCTCTCCGCGGTGGGGATCTACCTCGCCTTCCTCGTCCTCGTGCGGGTCTTCGGGGTGCGGGTGCTCACCGGGATGGGCACCTTCGATGTCGTCGTGGTCATCACCGTCGGCGCCGTCGCGGGACGCGTCATCCTCGGCCACCCGCCGACGCTGGCTGCCGGAGTCATCGGGCTGACCTGTCTGTTCGCGATGGAGGCGGGTTTCGGGGAGATTCGTCGCACGGTCAAAGGCGCCCGGTGGGTCAACTCGGGACCGGTGCTGCTCATGGCGGGTGAGGAGACGCTCGAGCGCAACATGCGCTTCGCCCACGTGACCCAGCGCGAGCTCAACGCCGCGCTGCGGCACTCGGGCGTGCGCCACCCACGCGAGGTCGCGTGTGTCGTCTTCGAGTCCACCGGACGGATCAGCGTGCTGCGGCGCGGTATGCCCCTGGACCCCGCGCTCGTGGCGTGGGTCAGGGACTCCCACCGCATCCCGCCGGAGTTCTTCGAGGACTCGTAG
- the rsgA gene encoding ribosome small subunit-dependent GTPase A, with protein MAITSTTGLVPLGWDEAAAVAFDEAVRQSPFALVPGRVGRVDRGRVTVHSADSTVTALVRLPAGSELENAPTTGDWVGLERRDDGDVVRTVLPRRSAIVRRAAGERSDAQVMAANLDRVLVAVPFEARINLSAIERYLVLAWESGAQPLVVLTKADLAYDPDAGRDEVEAAAPGVTVLIASAETGEGMDLVAETLAAGTTALVGQSGAGKSTLVNVLAGRAAQAVSDTRQDGKGRHTTTARELVPLAHGGVLIDTPGLRSIGLHQDGEGVARTFPDVEELIAACRFNDCSHECEPGCALREALADGRLVERRWHSWRKLQREAEWIATRADPLARAAARKRWAATGRAGKARAALKQGRDPFA; from the coding sequence ATGGCGATCACCTCCACGACCGGCCTCGTCCCGCTCGGCTGGGACGAGGCGGCCGCCGTGGCCTTCGACGAGGCGGTGAGGCAGTCCCCCTTCGCCCTGGTGCCGGGACGGGTCGGCCGCGTCGACCGCGGTCGGGTCACGGTCCACAGCGCCGACTCCACCGTGACCGCCCTGGTGCGACTGCCCGCCGGGAGCGAGCTGGAGAACGCGCCGACGACCGGTGACTGGGTCGGCCTGGAGCGCCGCGACGACGGCGACGTGGTGCGCACCGTCCTGCCCCGCCGCAGCGCGATCGTGCGCCGGGCGGCCGGGGAGCGCTCCGACGCGCAGGTGATGGCGGCCAACCTCGATCGCGTCCTCGTCGCCGTGCCCTTCGAGGCCCGGATCAACCTCTCGGCGATCGAGCGCTACCTCGTGCTCGCCTGGGAGTCGGGAGCCCAGCCGCTCGTCGTGCTGACGAAGGCCGACCTCGCCTACGACCCGGATGCCGGACGCGACGAGGTCGAGGCGGCCGCGCCCGGCGTCACCGTACTGATCGCCTCGGCCGAGACGGGTGAAGGCATGGACCTCGTCGCCGAGACGCTCGCCGCGGGCACCACCGCCCTGGTCGGGCAGTCCGGCGCCGGCAAGTCGACGCTCGTCAACGTCCTCGCCGGCCGTGCCGCCCAAGCCGTGTCCGACACCCGCCAGGACGGCAAGGGGCGGCACACGACGACGGCGCGGGAGCTCGTGCCGCTGGCGCACGGTGGTGTCCTCATCGACACTCCCGGTCTGCGGTCGATCGGTCTGCACCAGGACGGCGAAGGGGTCGCCCGCACCTTCCCGGACGTCGAGGAGCTGATCGCGGCCTGCCGGTTCAACGACTGCTCGCACGAGTGCGAGCCCGGGTGCGCCTTGCGGGAGGCCCTCGCCGACGGTCGGCTGGTGGAGCGCAGGTGGCACAGCTGGCGGAAGTTGCAGCGGGAGGCGGAGTGGATCGCGACCCGGGCCGACCCCCTCGCGCGAGCCGCGGCCCGCAAGCGGTGGGCGGCCACGGGTCGTGCCGGGAAGGCTCGCGCGGCCCTGAAGCAGGGGCGCGATCCCTTCGCCTGA
- a CDS encoding ATP-binding protein encodes MTRDDGSSTVGQGRTAAPSTGTLDSFGGEIGRGQARTIRARWELQTVTRTRQAVAQDLMARGVDDEVVSEAELVTTELVTNSLRHATPLADRTVRIHWKARGNCVEIEVSDGGSDTQPAPAPRAMWATSGRGLRIVRSIAHEWGVQRDEKQTTVWAALGGPSRRRVGS; translated from the coding sequence ATGACACGTGACGATGGGAGTTCCACGGTGGGCCAGGGACGCACGGCAGCGCCTTCGACGGGCACTCTGGACAGCTTCGGCGGCGAGATCGGCCGCGGTCAGGCGCGCACCATCCGCGCCCGGTGGGAGCTGCAGACCGTGACTCGCACCCGTCAGGCCGTGGCGCAGGACCTCATGGCCCGCGGCGTCGACGATGAGGTCGTCAGCGAGGCCGAGCTGGTGACCACGGAGCTGGTGACCAACTCGCTGCGCCATGCGACGCCGCTGGCGGACCGCACCGTGCGCATCCACTGGAAGGCCCGCGGCAACTGTGTCGAGATCGAGGTCAGCGACGGAGGGTCCGACACGCAACCCGCACCCGCCCCTCGAGCGATGTGGGCCACCTCCGGCCGCGGTCTGCGGATCGTGCGCAGCATCGCCCACGAGTGGGGCGTACAGCGCGACGAGAAGCAGACCACCGTCTGGGCCGCCCTCGGGGGGCCCTCGCGCCGTCGCGTCGGTTCCTGA
- a CDS encoding DUF5926 family protein, whose product MGKASRRKKDAAGKTKVAPAPYTARPFAGLPGEADWVAAHEILPAATATLTLRADAVPEGSPQTVTLATVLPMAWPALRRDDGSVLIASQSGSTSGDPSRDLAQALLTALAAEPGAPVTQVPRASAQTPRLQDLLDTSADFDVTIHEGFDFWVDGQEVTGEAADSLERANESVVPTTPIESAPATYWCRIGERTYIRHVLADDEDAATTALARLHAKGEAHLGEDRRLLGAFRAGGLLVPVWEVPADTEAADHEDVIADFTSRYADALAATDELTPDERRARNGLLSRQVTLR is encoded by the coding sequence ATGGGAAAGGCTTCACGACGCAAGAAGGACGCCGCGGGCAAGACCAAGGTCGCCCCCGCGCCATACACCGCACGCCCCTTCGCGGGACTGCCCGGCGAGGCCGACTGGGTCGCCGCCCACGAGATCCTTCCGGCCGCGACGGCCACCCTCACCCTCAGGGCGGACGCGGTCCCCGAGGGCTCTCCGCAGACGGTCACCCTGGCCACGGTGCTGCCGATGGCCTGGCCCGCACTGCGGCGCGATGACGGCAGCGTCCTCATCGCCAGCCAGTCCGGCTCCACGAGCGGCGACCCCAGTCGTGACCTCGCGCAGGCGCTGCTGACCGCCCTCGCCGCCGAGCCGGGCGCGCCGGTCACCCAGGTGCCCCGCGCGAGCGCGCAGACCCCGCGCCTGCAGGACCTCCTCGACACCAGCGCCGACTTCGACGTCACGATCCACGAGGGCTTCGACTTCTGGGTGGACGGTCAGGAGGTCACCGGCGAGGCCGCCGACTCGCTCGAGCGCGCCAACGAGAGCGTCGTCCCGACCACCCCGATCGAGAGCGCCCCGGCCACGTACTGGTGCCGGATCGGTGAGCGCACCTACATCCGCCACGTCCTGGCCGATGACGAGGACGCGGCGACGACCGCCCTGGCCCGGCTGCACGCGAAGGGGGAGGCCCACCTCGGCGAGGACCGCCGCCTCCTGGGTGCCTTCCGAGCCGGCGGCCTGCTCGTCCCGGTCTGGGAGGTACCGGCCGACACCGAGGCGGCCGACCACGAGGACGTCATCGCCGACTTCACCAGCCGGTACGCGGACGCGCTCGCGGCAACCGATGAGTTGACCCCGGACGAGCGTCGCGCGCGCAACGGCCTGCTCTCCCGCCAGGTCACCCTGCGCTGA
- a CDS encoding DUF4446 family protein, with protein sequence MTVVEIALLCGLVVTLALAAMALLRLRTLTTRVVELEARSPVGEGDLASLRHDIGQALRHVAVVRYDAFGDMGGRLSFSAAIIDDTGDGLVMSSIHGRGESRTYAKGVVGGDADATLTPEERQALAAARTGSADA encoded by the coding sequence ATGACCGTGGTCGAGATCGCCCTGCTGTGCGGGCTCGTCGTCACCCTGGCCCTCGCGGCCATGGCGCTGCTGCGGCTGCGCACGCTCACCACCCGGGTGGTCGAGCTCGAGGCGCGGTCCCCCGTCGGCGAGGGCGATCTGGCCTCGCTTCGCCACGACATCGGCCAGGCGCTGCGGCACGTGGCGGTCGTGCGCTACGACGCCTTCGGCGACATGGGCGGACGATTGTCCTTCTCCGCCGCGATCATCGACGACACCGGCGACGGCCTCGTCATGAGCAGCATCCACGGGCGCGGGGAGTCGCGCACCTACGCCAAGGGCGTCGTCGGTGGCGACGCCGACGCCACTCTCACCCCCGAGGAGCGCCAGGCGCTCGCCGCAGCCCGCACGGGCTCGGCCGATGCCTGA